ctctctctctccagggccggactaggctaagaggagggggggggttgccagtggtgatCCAGGGGGATGTTCTCCCTAGCGGAGGTCTCCctagtgggggtcagggggcgaagccccctgaagctgatgggtaggtcatattctgagataggaaaacgGTCGCTCCTTGcctgaaacggcataaaataaacaataataaaaaatgttttaaataagtgaggtacatgtttaggctagggaggggggttgcgcaacccccataacccccccggtagtccggcccagctctctctctctctctctctctctctctctctttctctctctctctctctctctctctctctctctctctctctctttctctccactcatacacatttaactcccacaccctcactcacacacatgaatatatacttgcacaatttcacatttccaaagctaaatcttgtaaacccattttctcaaaaacgattgggtggattgaaataaAAGtactcctccgaaagcggcgtatggctgccttaatggcggggtaaaaacggtcatacacgtaaaattccactcgtgcaaaaaaacacgagtgtacgtgggagtttcagcccggcgaacgcagaagaagaagaagaaataaaagtacatgtattctttattttcaactatgccatacaatttgaggtacaccatcgcctggtttcatggccttgaaaaacaaacaggaatgctacagtcCCAAAactggttttacctgaaagaagcgctcAGTGCTAGTGGCGAAGctacaagcctgagcctgcgaagcaggcgagccaattaggggggtccgggggcatgccccccccccccggatttttttttcaaaaaaaggtaaaaatctgtgcaatctggtgcattctgggcatcattttcagggctgtgatagtgttgtgatcttgttaaaaatagaggatcatagaggggaaaatgtacgttgaaaataaaatgctttgcaataatgcccatcacgatcacgaaaacaaatgacgatcacgatcacgagacttgatttttttgtcatcacggatcacgggcaaagtcccatcacgatcacagaaatggaaatttcggcaatcacggtcacagaaaggtcaaaaaacgccaatcacgatcacgattttaaaccctttggggccctcatattgggtttgtaacatgtgttactatgaaaataacagagagataggcagaagagagagagagagagagagagagagagagagagagagagagagagagagagagagagagagagagagagagagagagagagagagagagagagagatgtaaaccatgaaacagaaagcacatttcttgggattttttttattaaatccaAAAATAAGCAGTCCAATGAGAAGAATTTTAAAtgaaaaaccaagtaaacacgGCGCCAGAAAaaagttaaacacacacaaacacacacgcaaaaaaagCACTAACTCATTTGCgtgcttacatacacacacacacaaaacacacacacaccattttcaaaaacatgcacatcaACAAAAAATCTGCGCAACAAAACCATAACATTATTCTAATTAGTCATACAAAgaaagttttgtgtgtacattgtACCTACTAATAAGTGGGAGAAAATTGAAACAAAGTAGCAAAATCAGATAAACAGCGCATGTTTTCTTCTTTGACATTCAATTCGAAAAGTCTGGCAGTTTATGGAACGTTCTTTTGTTACTGTCATCCTGTCAGAAGACGTCATCGCTGACGACACAATGTCGTTATGACGAGCTATCCGGCGTAAATGACGTCACACCATGCCTTGGGACTGGAAAGTTTGGTCGAGCAAAGCGGCGGACGAGCTAACCGGCGGACGAGCTAACCAGCTTAATTTTACAGATACAAAGAAGGACGTCAGCCCGGGGAAAAAATATGGCGACGAGCTAAACGGCGGACGAGCTAAGCGGGGTCGAGCTAAGTGGAGTCGAGtgtatacgacttgtgtctgtctgtctgtgtgtctgtctgtgtgtctgtctgtgagttcgcgatgttcgcgatgcactgccaaagttctcgatggatctgcttcaaatttggtgggcatattcaggtagacccgggacaggacacaacctggtcgatatttcaacacgtgctctcagcgcgcagcgctgaaccgattttggttccacctcagctacccgggcccccataccgacacaccaaagccgctacaccacatcacaacgccaaagttctcggtggatctttttcaaatttggacaccgtattcagctacaccccggacacaatatcatcgatgagatatttcaacacgtgctctcagcgcgcagcgctgaaccgattttggtttttgtgttcatttcaccattataagtaactcttccttatcttctccaggttttcagcgtttacctcccttccttcgtatggtgcactatagtatgagtggggcatcttcggatattcccggcgttctgttactatttttagaaggtcaccgcagtgtccagaacgtaaattggacccgtaaattatcctcactgtaaaagtgcaaaggtcgaatcaatttataaccacgcgaaaaatacactgtcatctatctctctatagatacggcttctctgtgtttgtgtgtgtgtgtgtgtgtgtgtgtgtgtgtgtgtgtgtgtgtgtgtgtgtgtgtgtgtgtgtgtgtgtgtgtgtgtgtgtgtgtgtgtgtgtgtgtgtctctctctatgtgagcaacacctggggattgttcagttctgtttgtgatgtggtctggcggcttttgtgtatttgtatgtactggccttcctttgaaaagccataacagttcaaaagggcttacagataagctctaaattgctcaatcctgtttgagtggagttcgcctccaaaggtgattaacacggttacattcgtcgacaaggatgggactcgatatggtcaggaatggcattatggccactgaatcattttcgtgctgttcccattccacgaatctgggagggacctaagcttggcgggtccattgttcggacccggcaaagccggcgtacggctctaagtatttcatcccggcgaagccggctacccggcgaagcgggtattcctctagttcaGTATATGTTCGTTGCTGGCTGCGTGTTATTTTGTTCGCTGTCTCGCGGCTTGCTTCCTCGCGCGCTGCACAAAGCTGTTAATGGCCCAATATTCAAACTGCCTATATACATTATGCTCCACCTTCTCACAAATCTGTGAATAGGGAATACATTCATTTCTAACCCATGTATTCTTAACATATATACAATGTCAGCTTGAAtccaatgtttaaaaaaaaccgcgTATTACTTCTGTACACAATAGTCGGGTTATCAAATACACTTTCATTCAAACAGGTAACACGCTCGCTCACAACATGCGTTCTATTTTCTAACCATTTATTCAATATTTCTTTCCAAAAAGTGAATGTATCAAATTCAATACAACGAAATCCTTAACACCTGCTGAGCTTttaaaacaagaacaaaccCTTCCCTAAAATGTTAAACAAAAAGTCGGTATCATGGTGGTGGACATGACAATAATAAACTAGATAATGTGGGGGTCGGGGTGGTGAACTAGAGCAACACAGAGGAATCTACAAACAACatactctttttctctctctgtgtttaaGTCTTACACACTCCCAGTCCCCTACTCCCACCCTCATCCCTTCCTTAATACATACAATTCGCAgagagggttgggggggggggggtagtataATATTTGGACACTCTGCTAGCTTGGCACACTACTAAATAAGGAAGTAACACAAGTTCCTGGAACTCCTATTCATTGGGGTGAATGTGAAAGTAGAGACCATTCCCAATGCTTGGCTTGCTTGCCTGTGCAGCGGTCATCTCCTGTGCTGGTGGTCTGGGGTGAAGGTTTGTATCAGGTAGCTCTGTCTTGAGGACCTCAGGGACTGCAACACGAGTACAACAATCTGTATTCTGTATGCTACATTTGCATTCTTTAAGGTAAACACCTCAAAGTCAATGCGCTAGGATGCTCTTGTGTgtgccattgtgtgtgtgtgtgtgtgtgtgtgcgtgtgtgtgtgtgtttgtgtgtgtgtgtgtctgagtctgtgtgcgtgcgtttgtgtgtgtgtatgtgtgcgtgtgcgtgtgtgcgtgcgtgcgcgcacgtgtgtttgtgtgtaggtctgtgtttgttttaacaAGAAACCTCTCATTGTAAACGGAACCTCCACCATTGTAACTCGGAAACATGTTGAATGGAATCTCACGCACAGGCAGGAATTGGAAAACAACCAATCTTGAGTGAGctcatcgcccccccccccccccccacgctaCAAATCGGAAACATCTTCTCTTGCAAGCAATCGAGCAAACAGTAACTCTAAAACATCCTCGTCATGCACATCAAAGAATTAAATCACAATCATCTACCTTCTCCCTCCTGATCTCCCCCGACTACTTCGTACACGTGGGACATCCGGCCTACAGACCGCCTTGCATCCAGCCCAGAACTTGCAGGAACTGAGCAAGGAACTTGGTACTGGCCGGGTATCTCAGGCAGTagtctctgctgctgctgctgtggtTGTGCTGGTGGAGGAAGGGGTGGCTGTTGGTTGCGGTCCTGTATTTCTTGCAGTGCAAGGTCATGTTGTGGCGCCAGACGCCTCCGAAATGTCACTGTGATGCATTAGAAATTTCGGGAAGTCAAAATAGTTTTTGGTTCGATTGATCATCCTAGTTAAGGGTGACGCTGTAGTCCCATGAGCATTTCTAGTCGCAGGGAACAATATTGTGTTACATGACCTGTCTTTGTTTCGTGGGAATATTTCAAGAGAACATTTTAACAATACCGTATTTTTTggcattaaacacacacacacacacacacacacacacacacgcacgcacacacacacacacacacacacacacacacacacataaatacatgcatacgcacacacgaacataaaAACACATATGCGAgagcgcgcgtacacacacacatacacgaacacaaacacatacacacacacacacaca
This sequence is a window from Littorina saxatilis isolate snail1 unplaced genomic scaffold, US_GU_Lsax_2.0 scaffold_188, whole genome shotgun sequence. Protein-coding genes within it:
- the LOC138954263 gene encoding uncharacterized protein — protein: MAPTDSKATTATVATCTAIITAVIVTIAWIVVYRCKTKVTFRRRLAPQHDLALQEIQDRNQQPPLPPPAQPQQQQQRLLPEIPGQYQVPCSVPASSGLDARRSVGRMSHVYEVVGGDQEGEVPEVLKTELPDTNLHPRPPAQEMTAAQASKPSIGNGLYFHIHPNE